The following are from one region of the Corylus avellana chromosome ca1, CavTom2PMs-1.0 genome:
- the LOC132177488 gene encoding FRIGIDA-like protein 3 — translation MEDTFSVVTLIDSTTSKIQQLQKAFAELESHRAITLNLKWKELEEHFHGLEKSLKRRFHELEDQEKEYETKTIEAQKLLEKRAAAVVAKEQASLERLQEKRDAAIFAIATAREKPAVVTDESHGGTPSMEEKPPDAVAAENNFEDIKVSSGSGDVEVTSYPELVTLCKGMDSKGLHAFISDNRKNLAAIREEIPLALKAAANPAHLVLDSLEGFYHMEVSNLDGKKDSSLLGLRRTCIMLMECLSLLLTSPYLVSVPAIISEDVKTQAKAIAEEWKPKLDVLDLDASNGNSLEAHAFLQLLETFGIASDFNEEELSRLIPMVSRRRQTADLCRSLGLSEKMPGVIEVLVNSGRQIDAVNLAFAFELTEQFSPVPLLKSYLKEARKASSPVKTGNSSPTAQNEVNERELTALKAVIRCIEEHKLEQQYPVDPLQKRVLLLEKAKADKKRATEAAKPQPKRPRANGVGYVPRVTNVATTDKTFYPRMTDRYPQYVYDNRQYVYPGPADNHCPPLLGSATYNLSPSHGNYFGNGYQYQAPYLH, via the exons ATGGAAGATACCTTTTCAGTTGTTACGTTAATTGACTCTACAACCTCAAAGATTCAACAGCTCCAGAAAGCATTTGCTGAACTTGAAAGTCACCGTGCCATTACCCTTAACTTGAAATGGAAAGAACTTGAAGAACATTTTCATGGGCTTGAGAAATCTTTGAAGAGGCGTTTTCATGAGTTGGAAGACCAAGAAAAGGAGTATGAGACCAAAACAATCGAAGCCCAAAAGTTGTTGGAGAAGCGGGCAGCAGCAGTTGTAGCCAAGGAACAAGCTTCGCTGGAGAGGCTTCAAGAGAAAAGAGATGCTGCTATATTTGCCATTGCTACTGCTCGAGAGAAGCCTGCTGTTGTCACTGATGAGAGCCATGGTGGGACACCAAGCATGGAAGAGAAACCACCTGATGCCGTGGCTGCTGAAAATAACTTTGAAGATATAAAAGTTTCTTCTGGAAGTGGAGATGTAGAGGTGACATCTTATCCTGAGCTCGTAACACTTTGTAAAGGGATGGACTCAAAAGGTCTCCATGCTTTTATATCAGACAACCGAAAGAATCTTGCTGCCATAAGGGAGGAAATTCCACTAGCATTAAAGGCTGCAGCCAACCCTGCCCATTTGGTTTTGGACTCTTTGGAAGGATTTTATCATATGGAAGTGTCCAATCTGGATGGAAAGAAGGATTCAAGCCTGTTGGGTCTCCGTCGAACCTGTATAATGTTGATGGAGTGTCTAAGTCTTTTGCTAACAAGCCCATATCTAGTCTCCGTTCCTGCTATCATTTCAGAAGATGTTAAGACGCAGGCAAAGGCAATTGCTGAAGAATGGAAGCCTAAATTGGATGTTCTTGACCTGGACGCGAGCAATGGGAACTCATTGGAGGCTCATGCATTTCTGCAACTTCTGGAAACTTTTGGTATTGCCTCTGATTTTAATGAGGAAGAGCTGTCTAGGCTAATACCAATGGTTTCACGGCGTCGCCAAACAGCTGACCTTTGTCGTTCCCTTGGGTTATCGGAGAAAATGCCAG GTGTAATTGAAGTATTGGTTAATAGCGGAAGGCAAATTGATGCTGTTAACTTGGCTTTTGCATTTGAACTTACTGAGCAGTTCTCTCCTGTGCCTTTACTGAAATCCTACTTGAAGGAGGCAAGAAAAGCTTCTTCACCTGTCAAAACTGGAAATTCATCTCCCACAGCACAG AATGAGGTTAACGAACGGGAGCTGACTGCCCTCAAGGCTGTGATAAGGTGCATTGAAGAGCATAAACTTGAGCAGCAGTATCCAGTGGATCCACTCCAAAAACGTGTCCTCCTGCTAGAAAAGGCAAAGGCAGACAAGAAAAGGGCAACCGAAGCTGCAAAGCCTCAGCCGAAAAGACCCCGTGCCAACGGCGTAGGATACGTGCCTCGTGTCACTAACGTTGCCACTACTGATAAGACTTTCTACCCCAGAATGACAGATAGGTACCCTCAGTACGTGTATGATAATAGGCAATATGTTTACCCTGGACCTGCTGACAACCACTGCCCTCCTCTTCTGGGTTCTGCAACTTACAACCTCTCTCCCAGTCATGGCAACTACTTCGGAAATGGCTACCAGTATCAAGCCCCATATCTTCACTAG
- the LOC132167401 gene encoding rhodanese-like domain-containing protein 4A, chloroplastic, giving the protein MVLMESLSMVLCSCPPVLQTHLKTQKLAIFKPTSPLPNSIPIPISTSRQTQFPAAHKTPFQNHLQNPTKTHFSFALLNLLTPLPSLASEAVVSSTDQVSDKINLESIVLAIDDFLTRNPFFVAGCTFIWLVVIPLTEEYLRKYKFVSAIDAFKKLRDDPNAQLLDIRDKKTLKYMGSPNLTILNKGVVQVEFSEGDEDGFVKKVLESFGDVASTVVCVLDNFDGNSMKVAELLFKNGFKEAYAIRGGVRGEKGWMAIQDSLLPPSVHIYPKKKVKTSRKRRMNGGVIQQTEDTNNATSSAYISIEENWKNDGHLNKSTESIPDMKSGS; this is encoded by the exons ATGGTTCTGATGGAGTCTCTTTCAATGGTGCTCTGCTCCTGTCCACCCGTCCTCCAAACCCACCTCAAAACCCAGAAACTGGCCATCTTCAAACCCACCTCTCCTCTCCCAAACTCCATTCCCATCCCCATTTCCACTTCTCGCCAAACCCAATTCCCCGCCGCCCACAAAACCCCATTCCAAAACCATCttcaaaatccaacaaaaaCCCATTTTTCTTTCGCTCTTCTCAACCTCCTCACCCCTCTTCCTTCCCTTGCTTCCGAGGCTGTTGTCTCCTCCACCGACCAAGTATCCGACAAAATTAACCTCGAGTCAATCGTACTTGCAATTGATGACTTTCTCACCAGGAACCCTTTTTTTGTTGCTGGGTGTACCTTCATTTGGCTGGTTGTCATACCTCTCACCGAAGAGTACTTGAGAAAATACAAGTTCGTCTCTGCCATTGACGCATTTAAGAAACTCCGGGATGACCCCAATGCGCAGCTCTTAGATATTAGGGACAAGAAGACTTTGAAGTACATGGGGTCTCCAAATTTGACGATTCTGAATAAGGGTGTGGTGCAGGTTGAGTTTTCTGAGGGAGATGAAGATGGGTTtgtgaagaaggtgttggaaAGCTTTGGAGACGTGGCAAGCACTGTGGTCTGTGTTCTAGACAA TTTTGATGGTAATTCCATGAAAGTGGCGGAATTGTTATTCAAGAATGGTTTCAAGGAGGCCTACGCAATCAGGGGTGGAGTCAGAGGTGAAAAGGGTTGGATG gCGATACAGGATTCTCTTTTGCCACCTTCTGTGCATATCTATCCCAAGAAGAAAGTTAAAACTTCTCGAAAACGTAGGATGAATGGAGGAGTTATTCAGCAAACTGAAGATACAAATAATGCTACCTCTTCTGCTTATATTTCTATAgaagaaaattggaaaaatgaTGGTCATCTAAACAAGTCAACAGAATCCATACCAGACATGAAAAGTGGTTCTTGA
- the LOC132165420 gene encoding TPR repeat-containing protein ZIP4 codes for MRIAEISSPVATQKDSSPHQLLLSQIESSIKQLEQLSPSASQDDNSSSLRTLSSDLRRSLAQLTLLAPFNNDLKLHLWKLSFRLWNACVDLSNAASFRRSSASAEHHAELRHVSAAILALAGNVPGVPSPALKAAAFYHKTGLLWHDLRRLDLASACFVSATDLVSELHPGDVSGAGERKLLLDLNLARSRTAWESSDRNLALALLNRSKSLLFGSAQHYWALANQYLAFGKGLVSKDDQSSNSEALKLMNEALDLCEKGLGAGSSAADLRELRAKTLRFISAVHLQKGEYESVIKCVRVLRDQSGDHCHPSLPVLAVKAWLGLGRYGEAEKELRGMAVNKGVPQDIWMSAVEAYFQATGTAGSETAKDVFLGLLARCHISAGAAVRLAHRVVGEGGSDSKVRAKVAAELVSDERVVALFAGEAAAKERMSMHAVLWNCAADFFRSKDYGTSAEMFEKSMLYIPYDIESKILRAKGFRVLCLCHLGLSQLDRAQEYINEAEKLEPNIASAFLKFKIYLQKNDHSDAITQIQAMTTCLDFSTDFLSLSAHEAVACHALPVAVAALSNLLNFYAPGKSMPTTEIVVLRTLVTILSEEPGNELEVLKFIKRAHNRGSELGPDLFFGKEEVGRRERNWFAVTSWNLGTKTGKLNNYELCAEFLRLASEFYCIPIDGQVEENNVMVCKSLILTVSAMIASENQRKATLSDSEVKQAIELLDRAGKILKSISTGTQLHDDQITTLEPDLFFIYTFSAYDMQGRLNDSAAQQLLVKSFASSKACNPKHLLQIGFNASQGPQSNHEVATFALNECLSTFLSSPSPDYQNIALIVRKLIAVTSIHKGDTDDDAVYGMYKQAYQIMVGLKEGEYPTEEGKWLAMTAWNRAALPVRMGQIETAEKWMNVGLELTKRIPGMETYRACMEDFVDGFKKKFHGQNDIESRPQQII; via the exons atgagaatcgCAGAGATCTCATCCCCCGTTGCAACCCAGAAAGACTCCTCTCCCCACCAACTCCTCCTCTCCCAAATCGAATCCTCCATCAAACAACTCGAGCAACTCTCCCCTTCCGCCTCCCAAGACGACAACTCCTCCTCCCTTCGCACCCTCTCCTCCGATCTCCGCCGATCCCTCGCTCAACTTACTCTCCTCGCCCCCTTCAACAACGACCTCAAGCTCCACCTATGGAAGCTCAGCTTCCGCCTCTGGAACGCCTGCGTCGACCTCTCCAACGCCGCCTCCTTCCGCCGCTCCTCTGCTTCCGCCGAGCACCATGCCGAACTCCGCCACGTTTCCGCCGCCATCCTCGCCCTCGCCGGCAACGTCCCTGGCGTCCCCTCTCCGGCGCTCAAGGCCGCAGCGTTCTACCACAAGACTGGCCTCCTCTGGCACGACCTCCGCAGGCTCGACCTCGCCTCCGCCTGCTTCGTTAGCGCCACTGACCTCGTATCCGAGCTCCATCCCGGCGATGTCTCCGGCGCCGGGGAGAGGAAGCTCCTCCTCGACCTCAATCTCGCGAGATCCCGCACCGCCTGGGAGTCCTCCGACCGGAATCTGGCTCTGGCGCTCCTGAACCGGTCCAAGAGCTTGCTATTCGGGTCCGCCCAGCACTACTGGGCTCTCGCGAACCAGTACTTGGCGTTTGGCAAGGGTTTGGTATCGAAGGACGATCAGAGTAGCAATAGCGAAGCTCTGAAGCTCATGAACGAAGCGTTGGATCTTTGCGAGAAAGGACTCGGAGCGGGATCCAGTGCGGCCGATCTCAGGGAACTAAGAGCTAAGACGCTTCGGTTCATCTCGGCCGTCCATTTGCAAAAGGGAGAGTACGAGAGCGTGATCAAGTGCGTGAGGGTTCTGAGAGATCAGAGTGGGGACCACTGCCATCCGAGCCTTCCAGTGTTGGCAGTGAAGGCTTGGCTAGGGCTAGGGAGGTACGGGGAAGCGGAGAAGGAGCTGAGGGGCATGGCGGTAAATAAGGGCGTTCCGCAGGACATTTGGATGTCCGCCGTGGAGGCGTACTTCCAGGCGACGGGGACGGCGGGTTCCGAGACTGCCAAGGACGTGTTCTTGGGTTTGTTGGCCCGGTGTCACATCAGCGCCGGAGCAGCTGTGAGGCTTGCCCACCGCGTGGTTGGTGAGGGTGGTTCTGATTCTAAAGTGAGGGCTAAAGTAGCGGCGGAGCTAGTCTCCGACGAGAGAGTGGTGGCGCTATTCGCCGGTGAGGCCGCGGCAAAGGAGAGGATGTCAATGCACGCTGTGCTTTGGAATTG TGCTGCAGACTTCTTTCGATCAAAAGATTATGGGACAAGTGCAGAGATGTTTGAAAAATCCATGCTTTATATTCCATATGAcatagagagcaaaattctccGGGCCAAGGGCTTTAGAGTCTTGTGTCTCTGCCATCTTGGCCTCTCTCAGCTTGATCGAGCTCAAGAATACATCAATGAGGCTGAAAAG CTAGAGCCCAACATAGCCTCTGCTTTCCTTAag TTCAAGATTTACCTGCAAAAGAATGACCACAGTGATGCTATCACTCAAATCCAAGCCATGACAACCTGCCTCGATTTTTCAACCGactttctctccctctcagcCCATGAAGCTGTTGCTTGCCATGCTCTTCCTGTGGCTGTGGCTGCTCTATCGAATCTGCTAAACTTCTATGCCCCAGGAAAATCCATGCCAACAACAGAAATTGTAGTCCTACGCACCCTTGTCACAATCCTTTCTGAAGAGCCTGGCAACGAGCTGGAAGTTCTGAAATTTATAAAACGTGCTCATAACCGAGGATCTGAGCTTGGTCCTGATCTCTTCTTTGGAAAAGAAGAGGTAGGAAGACGGGAGCGGAATTGGTTTGCCGTGACATCATGGAATTTAGGGACAAAAACTGGGAAGTTGAATAACTATGAACTATGTGCTGAATTTTTGAGATTGGCTTCAGAATTCTACTGTATTCCTATTGACGGGCAAGTGGAAGAAAATAATGTTATGGTTTGTAAGTCGTTAATATTGACTGTATCTGCCATGATAGCTTCAGAGAATCAAAGGAAGGCTACATTGTCAGACTCTGAAGTGAAGCAAGCTATAGAACTGCTTGATAGAGCAGGGAAG ATACTGAAATCAATCTCAACTGGGACTCAGCTACATGATGATCAAATCACCACCCTTGAGCCTGATCTCTTCTTTATATACACCTTCAGTGCCTATGATATGCAAGGAAGGCTAAATGATTCAGCAGCACAGCAACTCCTTGTGAAGAGTTTTGCCAGCTCAAAAGCTTGCAATCCCAAGCACCTCCTTCAGATAGGCTTTAATGCCTCCCAGGGTCCGCAATCCAATCACGAAGTAGCCACCTTTGCTCTAAATGAGTGCCTCTCCACCTTCCTTTCCTCCCCCTCGCCGGATTATCAAAACATTGCTCTTATTGTGCGGAAGCTTATCGCGGTAACAAGCATTCACAAGGGTGATACAGATGATGATGCTGTATATGGCATGTACAAGCAAGCTTACCAGATAATGGTGGGGTTGAAGGAAGGAGAGTATCCTACAGAAGAGGGAAAATGGCTTGCCATGACGGCGTGGAATCGCGCAGCGCTGCCAGTGCGGATGGGGCAGATTGAAACAGCCGAGAAATGGATGAATGTCGGCCTGGAACTTACTAAGCGCATTCCAGGAATGGAAACTTACAGGGCATGCATGGAGGACTTTGTTGATGGCTtcaaaaagaaatttcatgGGCAGAATGATATTGAAAGCAGGCCTCAGCAAATAATATGA
- the LOC132167356 gene encoding uncharacterized protein LOC132167356 isoform X2 yields MSSDDECKSRLERRLKRRSIANYNFTKKSTKNSFKVEDVSVDLDDHDDDDEDVHIDLDEHDDDAYDNATCSNDCHDDGKTKKNNEQVGDPQPNMCLDDDVVDPDYKIFLENLREDNQSYVVEFVISDGMSVLIKYERKEGLSDGLKLDSWATLKSCPRRESTETARTPRTDSKRKIQSPNDLGNVSGIERTGKTEARITLRNASKRGKTESPHILSGSSFKKSKINETTKNLSALKIEKTVTPNETTKNLSALKIEKTVTPNVLSSKTRTSRIWRINSQREKAENLNILSNISSTKKRKQRRLTNLSRKESTEAPETLRDVRGKENKNSMRDVKEENEYPFSGGTNGCSYKRYGTTNCNSEVESDTIDENYQEFLNCLGADGENFVFTPASGIPVIYEADAESSGDPEIIAAGKNPFCGGDCSPFISSKRNPIVCVSTPDSGIPLKYEADVESSDDPEIIAMDKNPLCDGYRTPFISSKCDSIIDLDSKRSIGSPGSSSHSQFRMRLMEILGKPYTKEEYDDLLHEVSYKKPLEHQRILRGRTISYALDSFAKSYLDEYPDFRRKIASVQHDRYKVLNLLRGFCFWLKNLAHEGSFKPWKDSSCLRILPRCK; encoded by the exons ATGAGTTCCGATGATGAGTGCAAGTCGAGGTTGGAAAGACGGTTGAAGAGAAGGTCCATTGCCAATTATAATTTTACGaagaaaagtacaaaaaatagttttaaagtGGAAGATGTATCTGTAGACTTGGATGaccatgatgatgatgatgaagatgtgCATATAGACTTGGATGAGCACGATGATGATGCATATGATAATGCTACGTGTTCGAATGATTGTCATGATGATggcaaaaccaagaaaaacaaTGAACAAGTTGGAGATCCGCAGCCTAACATGTGCTTGGATGATGATGTTGTGGATCCTGATTATAAGATCTTCTTGGAAAATTTGAGGGAAGATAATCAATCGTATGTAGTAGAATTTGTTATAAGCGATGGAATGTCGGTTcttataaaatatgaaagaaaagagGGGTTGTCTGATGGGCTCAAGTTAGACAGTTGGGCAACTTTGAAGAGTTGTCCAAGGAGAGAGAGCACTGAAACTGCAAGAACTCCGAGGACTGATTCAAAGAGGAAAATCCAAAGCCCGAATGACTTGGGTAATGTTTCTGGCATTGAAAGGACTGGAAAAACTGAAGCGAGAATAACTTTGAGAAATGCTTCAAAGAGGGGGAAGACGGAGAGCCCACATATTTTGAGTGGTTCAAGCTTTAAAAAGTCTAAGATAAATGAAACTACAAAAAATCTGAGTGCTTTAAAGATAGAAAAGACTGTGACCCCAAATGAAACTACAAAAAATCTGAGTGCTTTAAAGATAGAAAAGACTGTGACCCCAAATGTTTTGAGTAGTAAGACTAGAACTTCAAGAATCTGGAGGATTAATTCACAGAGAGAGAAGGCTGAGAACCTGAACATTTTGAGTAATATTTCTAGCACGAAAAAGAGGAAGCAAAGAAGATTGACAAATCTTTCAAGGAAGGAAAGCACTGAAGCTCCTGAAACATTAAGGGATGTCAGggggaaagaaaataagaattcGATGAGGGACGTAAAAGAGGAAAACGAATATCCCTTTTCTGGTGGGACAAATGGATGTTCGTATAAACGATATGGTACTACCAATTGCAACAGTGAAGTGGAATCTGATACGATAGATGAAAACTACCAAGAATTTCTGAATTGTCTTGGGGCTGATGGTGAAAATTTTGTATTTACACCTGCAAGTGGTATACCGGTGATATATGAGGCGGATGCAGAGAGTTCAGGTGATCCAGAAATAATTGCAGCGGGCAAAAATCCATTTTGTGGTGGAGATTGCAGCCCATTCATATCTTCCAAACGTAATCCAATTGTATGTGTTTCAACACCTGACAGTGGTATACCATTGAAATATGAGGCGGATGTAGAGAGTTCAGATGATCCAGAAATAATTGCAATGGACAAAAATCCACTTTGTGATGGATATCGCACCCCATTCATATCTTCAAAATGTGATTCAATT ATCGATCTAGACAGCAAAAGATCCATTGGAAGTCCCGGCAGTAGCAGTCACTCTCAGTTTAGGATGAGGCTTATGGAAATTCTTGGTAAACCCTACACCAAAGAGGAGTATGATGACCTCCTGCATGAAGTATCTTACAAAAAGCCATTGGAACACCAACGAATATTGCGTGGTAGGACAATATCATATGCACTGGACTCTTTTGCCAAATCATATCTTGATGAGTACCCGG ACTTTAGAAGAAAGATTGCTTCAGTCCAACATGATCGCTATAAAGTTTTGAATCTCTTACGTGGATTTTGCTTTTGGTTGAAG AATTTGGCCCATGAAGGATCATTCAAGCCTTGGAAGGACTCGTCGTGCTTGCGAATTTTGCCACGATGTAAGTAA
- the LOC132167356 gene encoding uncharacterized protein LOC132167356 isoform X1, whose translation MSSDDECKSRLERRLKRRSIANYNFTKKSTKNSFKVEDVSVDLDDHDDDDEDVHIDLDEHDDDAYDNATCSNDCHDDGKTKKNNEQVGDPQPNMCLDDDVVDPDYKIFLENLREDNQSYVVEFVISDGMSVLIKYERKEGLSDGLKLDSWATLKSCPRRESTETARTPRTDSKRKIQSPNDLGNVSGIERTGKTEARITLRNASKRGKTESPHILSGSSFKKSKINETTKNLSALKIEKTVTPNETTKNLSALKIEKTVTPNVLSSKTRTSRIWRINSQREKAENLNILSNISSTKKRKQRRLTNLSRKESTEAPETLRDVRGKENKNSMRDVKEENEYPFSGGTNGCSYKRYGTTNCNSEVESDTIDENYQEFLNCLGADGENFVFTPASGIPVIYEADAESSGDPEIIAAGKNPFCGGDCSPFISSKRNPIVCVSTPDSGIPLKYEADVESSDDPEIIAMDKNPLCDGYRTPFISSKCDSIIDLDSKRSIGSPGSSSHSQFRMRLMEILGKPYTKEEYDDLLHEVSYKKPLEHQRILRGRTISYALDSFAKSYLDEYPGSRPSLFKDLAFGDFRRKIASVQHDRYKVLNLLRGFCFWLKNLAHEGSFKPWKDSSCLRILPRCK comes from the exons ATGAGTTCCGATGATGAGTGCAAGTCGAGGTTGGAAAGACGGTTGAAGAGAAGGTCCATTGCCAATTATAATTTTACGaagaaaagtacaaaaaatagttttaaagtGGAAGATGTATCTGTAGACTTGGATGaccatgatgatgatgatgaagatgtgCATATAGACTTGGATGAGCACGATGATGATGCATATGATAATGCTACGTGTTCGAATGATTGTCATGATGATggcaaaaccaagaaaaacaaTGAACAAGTTGGAGATCCGCAGCCTAACATGTGCTTGGATGATGATGTTGTGGATCCTGATTATAAGATCTTCTTGGAAAATTTGAGGGAAGATAATCAATCGTATGTAGTAGAATTTGTTATAAGCGATGGAATGTCGGTTcttataaaatatgaaagaaaagagGGGTTGTCTGATGGGCTCAAGTTAGACAGTTGGGCAACTTTGAAGAGTTGTCCAAGGAGAGAGAGCACTGAAACTGCAAGAACTCCGAGGACTGATTCAAAGAGGAAAATCCAAAGCCCGAATGACTTGGGTAATGTTTCTGGCATTGAAAGGACTGGAAAAACTGAAGCGAGAATAACTTTGAGAAATGCTTCAAAGAGGGGGAAGACGGAGAGCCCACATATTTTGAGTGGTTCAAGCTTTAAAAAGTCTAAGATAAATGAAACTACAAAAAATCTGAGTGCTTTAAAGATAGAAAAGACTGTGACCCCAAATGAAACTACAAAAAATCTGAGTGCTTTAAAGATAGAAAAGACTGTGACCCCAAATGTTTTGAGTAGTAAGACTAGAACTTCAAGAATCTGGAGGATTAATTCACAGAGAGAGAAGGCTGAGAACCTGAACATTTTGAGTAATATTTCTAGCACGAAAAAGAGGAAGCAAAGAAGATTGACAAATCTTTCAAGGAAGGAAAGCACTGAAGCTCCTGAAACATTAAGGGATGTCAGggggaaagaaaataagaattcGATGAGGGACGTAAAAGAGGAAAACGAATATCCCTTTTCTGGTGGGACAAATGGATGTTCGTATAAACGATATGGTACTACCAATTGCAACAGTGAAGTGGAATCTGATACGATAGATGAAAACTACCAAGAATTTCTGAATTGTCTTGGGGCTGATGGTGAAAATTTTGTATTTACACCTGCAAGTGGTATACCGGTGATATATGAGGCGGATGCAGAGAGTTCAGGTGATCCAGAAATAATTGCAGCGGGCAAAAATCCATTTTGTGGTGGAGATTGCAGCCCATTCATATCTTCCAAACGTAATCCAATTGTATGTGTTTCAACACCTGACAGTGGTATACCATTGAAATATGAGGCGGATGTAGAGAGTTCAGATGATCCAGAAATAATTGCAATGGACAAAAATCCACTTTGTGATGGATATCGCACCCCATTCATATCTTCAAAATGTGATTCAATT ATCGATCTAGACAGCAAAAGATCCATTGGAAGTCCCGGCAGTAGCAGTCACTCTCAGTTTAGGATGAGGCTTATGGAAATTCTTGGTAAACCCTACACCAAAGAGGAGTATGATGACCTCCTGCATGAAGTATCTTACAAAAAGCCATTGGAACACCAACGAATATTGCGTGGTAGGACAATATCATATGCACTGGACTCTTTTGCCAAATCATATCTTGATGAGTACCCGG GTTCTAGACCTTCTCTATTTAAGGACCTTGCCTTTGGAG ACTTTAGAAGAAAGATTGCTTCAGTCCAACATGATCGCTATAAAGTTTTGAATCTCTTACGTGGATTTTGCTTTTGGTTGAAG AATTTGGCCCATGAAGGATCATTCAAGCCTTGGAAGGACTCGTCGTGCTTGCGAATTTTGCCACGATGTAAGTAA